The Methanoplanus sp. FWC-SCC4 genome has a window encoding:
- a CDS encoding potassium channel family protein, which translates to MNKRGLISYLRHYFLKDRLQFYFQLLIFQVVFYTILLYYSIPVLEGTRLTWAESALFVLQTMTTVGYDLLTFFPVQNQLTIILTIIIMCTGVFTFLMIIPAVLEPYLQDMLKPVAPSKVPRKIQGHVLVIGFTEISKSLIDSLLVSGLKIILVDDNPKNALSAIKYYKNYKRDLFVVSADYEKNDTWTGVYADSARDVIICEDERKSATIILGIRKKTTASITSIIDDLSYARYLKYAGADHVFSPKDFTGKIIARHASLTPEVDIIYQASLRDGIKKKDRWKDQLKFVYIPVTPDCKIIGKTLNELNLFENYGVDPVFIIDKDNFYIKEKENIKIQRSTTIFLLGKADAISELIKNELTCPAKNPEKLAVIAGFGDLGQVVYKELKESGVRSYVIDPKSSEPFAIASNAEDESALTEAHIEEAEVFIAAVNSDEANIFSTLLARNLNPTIHILARANRASNVEKLYRAGADYVALLPTTSGQIVAGIVLHGIVSVLLDLPGNRKVILKHNHREKETTVGWCERVTGAKIIAVEGRENTLLRPSADDKILKENDVIAYGSIRSIRKLIEILSGDEQK; encoded by the coding sequence ATGAACAAAAGGGGACTGATCAGTTACTTAAGGCACTATTTCCTAAAAGACAGACTCCAGTTTTATTTTCAGCTCCTTATATTCCAGGTGGTCTTTTACACAATCCTTCTCTATTATTCAATACCTGTTCTGGAAGGAACAAGACTCACATGGGCCGAATCAGCCCTTTTTGTACTTCAGACCATGACAACGGTCGGTTATGACCTGCTGACGTTCTTCCCTGTACAGAACCAGCTTACGATCATTCTGACGATTATCATAATGTGCACCGGTGTATTCACATTTCTAATGATAATTCCGGCAGTTCTTGAGCCTTATCTTCAGGATATGCTAAAGCCGGTGGCACCTTCAAAAGTGCCGAGGAAAATACAGGGTCATGTCCTTGTTATCGGCTTTACAGAGATCTCAAAGTCTCTGATTGACAGCCTTCTTGTATCCGGCCTTAAAATCATTCTGGTGGACGATAACCCGAAAAATGCACTCTCGGCAATAAAATACTACAAAAATTACAAAAGGGATTTATTCGTTGTAAGTGCTGATTACGAAAAAAACGACACATGGACAGGAGTTTATGCAGATTCGGCAAGGGATGTCATAATCTGTGAGGACGAGAGGAAATCTGCAACCATAATCCTTGGAATCAGGAAAAAAACCACAGCCTCGATAACTTCAATAATAGACGATCTCTCATACGCACGATACCTGAAATACGCCGGGGCAGACCATGTATTCTCCCCAAAAGACTTTACAGGGAAGATAATCGCAAGGCATGCATCCTTAACGCCGGAAGTGGACATTATTTATCAGGCTTCTTTAAGGGACGGGATCAAAAAAAAGGACAGGTGGAAGGACCAGCTCAAATTTGTCTATATCCCGGTCACTCCGGACTGTAAAATCATAGGAAAAACCCTGAATGAGCTGAATCTTTTTGAAAATTATGGTGTTGACCCGGTTTTTATAATCGACAAGGACAATTTTTACATAAAAGAGAAGGAAAACATCAAAATACAGCGTTCAACCACCATATTCCTGTTGGGAAAAGCGGATGCAATATCAGAGCTTATAAAAAACGAACTTACGTGCCCTGCGAAAAATCCGGAAAAACTTGCTGTCATTGCAGGATTCGGTGATCTGGGCCAGGTTGTTTACAAAGAACTTAAGGAATCGGGAGTCCGTTCATATGTAATAGACCCGAAATCATCAGAACCTTTTGCAATTGCATCAAATGCAGAGGATGAATCAGCCTTAACCGAGGCACACATCGAAGAGGCCGAAGTGTTCATTGCAGCTGTAAACAGTGATGAGGCAAACATTTTCTCAACACTTCTTGCAAGAAACCTCAATCCGACCATACATATCCTTGCCCGTGCAAACAGGGCCTCAAATGTTGAAAAACTATATCGTGCAGGTGCCGATTATGTGGCACTTCTGCCAACTACAAGCGGGCAGATTGTAGCCGGGATTGTTCTTCACGGTATTGTTTCCGTCCTCCTGGACCTTCCCGGGAACAGAAAGGTTATTTTAAAGCACAACCACAGGGAAAAGGAAACCACCGTCGGCTGGTGCGAGAGAGTAACAGGTGCAAAAATAATTGCAGTCGAAGGCAGGGAAAATACGCTGTTAAGGCCGTCTGCCGATGATAAGATATTGAAGGAAAATGATGTTATTGCCTATGGCAGCATCAGGTCTATAAGGAAATTAATTGAGATTCTTTCAGGAGATGAGCAGAAATGA
- a CDS encoding TIGR00269 family protein, with translation MKCSKCNREAILFQKYSGRHLCEEHFIADFESRAKKTIRQNKWLSRNDKIAVAMSGGKDSSAVLYFLKKAFGERRDIEIFGITIDEGIEGYRDPSVVIKIAEKYGAKCYTTSFKDNFKITLDEIVEKKGDRNSCSYCGVLRRQILNKFARELGATKIAMGFNLDDDAQSVMMNVLRGDAARLLHDQSPREGMIPRIRPFCELPEREVALYALLNVENYEERGCPYSHNALRADVREMLNGYSYRHPATKFALLNLKKELSKREEEENTNTKVCQVCGEPVFGECQVCRILREIL, from the coding sequence ATGAAATGCTCAAAATGCAACAGGGAAGCAATATTATTTCAGAAGTATTCGGGCAGACACCTCTGTGAAGAGCACTTTATTGCGGATTTTGAATCACGGGCAAAAAAAACAATAAGACAGAATAAATGGCTCTCCCGCAATGACAAAATAGCTGTTGCAATGAGCGGCGGAAAAGACAGCAGTGCTGTTCTTTATTTTCTTAAAAAAGCCTTCGGCGAAAGAAGGGACATAGAGATCTTCGGGATCACAATAGACGAGGGGATAGAGGGTTACAGAGACCCTTCTGTTGTAATAAAAATCGCCGAAAAATACGGTGCAAAATGTTATACCACATCATTTAAGGATAACTTTAAAATCACGCTTGATGAAATCGTTGAAAAGAAGGGTGACAGAAATTCCTGCTCGTACTGCGGTGTCTTAAGACGACAGATCCTGAACAAATTTGCAAGGGAGCTTGGGGCGACAAAGATTGCAATGGGCTTCAATCTGGATGACGATGCACAGTCTGTAATGATGAACGTCCTGAGGGGGGATGCTGCAAGACTTTTGCATGATCAGAGCCCTAGAGAAGGGATGATTCCAAGGATAAGGCCTTTTTGTGAGCTCCCCGAAAGGGAGGTCGCATTATATGCACTCTTAAATGTTGAAAATTATGAGGAAAGGGGATGCCCGTACTCCCATAACGCCCTTCGTGCAGATGTCAGGGAGATGCTCAACGGATACAGTTACAGGCACCCTGCAACAAAATTTGCACTTTTAAATCTCAAAAAGGAACTCTCTAAAAGAGAAGAGGAGGAGAATACAAATACAAAAGTATGCCAGGTCTGCGGCGAACCGGTATTCGGCGAATGCCAGGTATGCAGGATACTAAGGGAGATTTTGTAG
- a CDS encoding serine/threonine-protein kinase RIO2 — MPVSADDIRSLHKYEIRILKGIERLMKRYQWVPEDKLREAADLSMSELNYRLGHLMAKNMVKSSTLPYQGYQLVFNGYDTLAVNALVKKGTVQALGCLLGVGKESAVYEALGVGVVVLKFHRIGQRSFQSVRLNRNYLPEWKHFPWIFASNESATREFEALKELHRGGVSVPVPVGINRNVVAMSFIAGVNLNQAVLENPDEVLDEILENMRIAYSLGYIHNDLSEFNVMVDNERVWIIDWPQWIDPSHENADEILKRDLYNIVNYFSKKYGISFTVEEALKRVVG; from the coding sequence ATGCCGGTTTCCGCAGACGATATAAGATCACTCCACAAGTATGAAATACGCATTTTAAAGGGCATTGAGAGGCTGATGAAGAGATATCAGTGGGTTCCCGAGGATAAACTGCGTGAGGCGGCTGACCTTTCCATGTCAGAACTTAATTACCGCCTCGGCCACCTGATGGCCAAGAATATGGTCAAGAGCAGCACTCTGCCTTACCAGGGCTACCAGCTCGTTTTCAACGGTTACGACACCCTTGCGGTAAATGCCCTTGTAAAGAAGGGGACTGTTCAGGCTCTTGGATGTCTTCTGGGTGTCGGGAAAGAGTCTGCTGTTTATGAGGCCCTCGGAGTCGGTGTGGTGGTTCTTAAATTTCATCGTATCGGGCAGCGGTCGTTTCAGTCTGTCAGGCTGAACCGGAATTATCTGCCTGAGTGGAAACACTTTCCCTGGATATTTGCCTCCAATGAATCTGCCACCAGGGAATTTGAGGCGCTAAAAGAGCTTCACAGGGGAGGAGTTTCTGTACCTGTTCCTGTTGGGATCAACAGAAATGTAGTTGCGATGTCCTTTATTGCAGGCGTCAATCTTAATCAGGCTGTTTTGGAAAATCCCGATGAAGTTCTTGACGAAATCCTTGAAAACATGAGGATTGCATATAGCTTAGGTTACATTCACAATGATCTCTCAGAGTTCAATGTCATGGTGGACAACGAGAGGGTGTGGATCATCGACTGGCCGCAGTGGATTGATCCGTCCCACGAAAACGCAGATGAGATCCTGAAACGTGATCTCTACAATATCGTAAATTATTTTTCAAAGAAATACGGAATATCGTTCACTGTGGAGGAGGCCCTTAAAAGGGTGGTCGGTTGA
- a CDS encoding DUF460 domain-containing protein has product MKVFGIDIIRGSVRSKSKRPVFAFVKREGGEQVYQGEVSLFRLQRIVSSEKPDILAVDSIQEISKNQQELFLFMQSLPPKTRLVQVTGGEKKDTLGVVAARYNLKFKNRFDPFVEARTIAHVAELGAGCEVIAFENSCDIIVSRSRSIGKGGWSQNRYIRKIHGAVLNRGRYVEDALKESGLRFEKTETKGFGGMRRVHFHVFAAKDDLPVSNESYSDVQIRVSAKRLDRIQYKPQSGKKKNLIVGIDPGTTVGVAAVDLEGNLVHLKSSRQMSLSDWIEEISSVGKPVVVASDVSRMPSSVEKIRRAFKAAAYTPREDRTQDEKAAVCISSGYSFNNDHERDSLAAALEAYKLFKNKFRSIERRVPPGYDMDTVRAGIIRGLSIEQILSEISPLQYPEKKGEPVAAGEVFEEKTPDESKVLNLEGMVKNLRLYVSDLETGLSERDLEIERLNKLLKSERSERAEKRKKSREISKLEAGMKSLKKHLRKEEKRNKKLVMQISRLKRFADLQMDGEFIPVKIIPAFTREGLRALEDDLGVSEGDILYVSRTEGWGNAVVSILNDARVSAVIAGSFDKKLEYTFRDLKIPIISDREIPVKVRGRIGTIKMKDLKKALSLWESRQETYETEKKFEMIESIVKEYRSERQVEARRRG; this is encoded by the coding sequence TTGAAGGTATTTGGAATAGATATAATCAGGGGATCAGTTCGTTCAAAGTCAAAAAGACCTGTCTTTGCGTTTGTAAAGCGTGAAGGCGGTGAGCAGGTGTATCAAGGAGAGGTTTCCCTCTTCCGTCTGCAAAGGATAGTTTCTTCAGAAAAACCAGATATTCTTGCGGTTGACAGTATTCAGGAGATCTCAAAAAACCAGCAGGAACTTTTTTTGTTTATGCAGTCGCTTCCGCCAAAGACCAGGCTTGTTCAGGTCACTGGCGGTGAGAAGAAGGACACTTTGGGCGTCGTTGCCGCCCGCTACAATCTGAAATTCAAAAACCGTTTTGACCCGTTTGTCGAGGCCCGGACAATTGCACACGTTGCAGAGCTCGGCGCAGGATGTGAGGTGATTGCGTTTGAAAACTCATGCGATATCATTGTCTCAAGGAGCAGGTCCATTGGGAAAGGCGGGTGGAGCCAGAACAGGTATATCCGGAAAATTCACGGGGCAGTACTTAACAGGGGGAGATATGTTGAGGATGCCTTAAAAGAGAGCGGCCTTCGGTTTGAAAAAACCGAAACGAAGGGTTTTGGAGGAATGAGGCGTGTTCATTTCCATGTCTTTGCTGCAAAAGACGACCTCCCGGTCAGCAATGAATCATATTCGGATGTGCAGATAAGAGTAAGTGCAAAGCGTCTTGACAGGATTCAGTACAAACCGCAGAGCGGGAAAAAGAAGAATCTGATTGTAGGAATTGATCCCGGGACAACAGTAGGCGTTGCGGCGGTTGATCTTGAAGGAAACCTTGTACATCTGAAAAGTTCAAGGCAGATGTCTTTGTCAGACTGGATAGAGGAGATATCATCTGTCGGGAAACCTGTTGTTGTGGCTTCTGATGTATCCCGTATGCCTTCATCGGTTGAAAAAATCCGCCGTGCCTTTAAGGCGGCAGCATATACTCCAAGGGAAGACAGAACGCAGGATGAAAAGGCGGCAGTCTGCATATCATCCGGCTATTCCTTTAACAACGATCATGAGAGGGATTCGCTTGCGGCCGCACTTGAGGCTTACAAACTTTTCAAAAACAAATTCAGGAGTATTGAGAGGCGTGTTCCTCCCGGATATGATATGGACACTGTACGTGCCGGGATAATCAGGGGACTTTCAATAGAACAGATTCTCTCTGAAATATCGCCTTTACAATATCCCGAAAAGAAAGGGGAGCCTGTCGCCGCCGGAGAAGTTTTTGAGGAGAAAACTCCTGACGAATCAAAGGTTCTGAATCTGGAGGGGATGGTCAAAAACCTGAGGCTTTATGTATCGGATTTGGAGACAGGGTTGTCAGAGAGGGACCTTGAAATTGAAAGACTAAATAAGCTGCTTAAATCCGAGAGGTCAGAACGGGCGGAAAAGAGGAAAAAATCCCGGGAGATTTCAAAGCTTGAAGCCGGGATGAAGTCCTTAAAGAAGCATCTTCGAAAGGAGGAGAAGAGGAACAAAAAGCTGGTGATGCAGATCTCGCGTCTTAAGAGGTTTGCAGATCTTCAGATGGACGGTGAATTCATCCCGGTCAAAATCATCCCTGCGTTTACAAGAGAGGGGCTAAGGGCTCTTGAAGATGACCTTGGAGTGTCGGAAGGTGACATTTTGTATGTCAGCAGAACGGAAGGATGGGGCAATGCAGTTGTTTCCATTCTTAATGATGCCCGTGTATCTGCAGTGATTGCAGGCAGTTTTGATAAAAAACTTGAATATACATTTAGGGATCTCAAAATACCGATAATATCAGATCGTGAGATCCCTGTAAAGGTGAGGGGGAGAATCGGTACAATTAAAATGAAGGACCTCAAAAAGGCTCTCTCTTTGTGGGAGTCCCGCCAGGAAACATATGAGACGGAGAAGAAGTTTGAGATGATTGAATCTATTGTGAAGGAATACAGAAGTGAAAGACAGGTGGAGGCGAGAAGACGTGGATGA
- the thiL gene encoding thiamine-phosphate kinase — MKDRWRREDVDDRELVKMIGGIIGTDTVEDDCAKIPFGDDYIILSTDMLHETTDFPTGMTDWQIGWMSAAVTISDIASDGAVPLGLLLAAGLDRPERLKGIMQGAKACCDEYGASLIGGDVDAHSELTIVTTGIGRVEKENYTGRKGALPGDLVCIVGDPGYAQAALDGDARYRDYLLIPKPFVYEGRELSKAGVSSMMDVSDGLALSLYDLADLNGVGFEIDSGKLPKTLPQDYVLYGGGDFGLLFTCEESILRSLEVGATVIGRVISDAGVFVDGKTVERRGYVHKWD, encoded by the coding sequence GTGAAAGACAGGTGGAGGCGAGAAGACGTGGATGACAGGGAGCTTGTGAAAATGATAGGGGGAATAATCGGCACTGATACCGTTGAGGACGACTGCGCAAAAATTCCCTTTGGTGACGATTATATAATTCTCAGCACTGATATGCTTCACGAAACAACGGATTTCCCGACAGGCATGACAGACTGGCAAATCGGCTGGATGTCTGCCGCTGTAACCATATCCGACATTGCTTCAGACGGTGCCGTGCCTCTCGGTCTTTTGTTAGCCGCAGGTCTTGACAGGCCGGAGAGGCTCAAAGGCATAATGCAGGGTGCAAAGGCATGCTGTGATGAATACGGGGCTTCCCTAATCGGGGGTGACGTGGACGCACATTCCGAGCTTACGATTGTAACAACCGGTATCGGAAGGGTTGAAAAGGAAAATTATACGGGCCGGAAGGGTGCCCTGCCCGGAGATCTGGTCTGCATTGTTGGTGATCCCGGCTATGCACAGGCGGCTCTTGACGGTGATGCGAGGTACAGGGATTACCTCCTTATACCAAAGCCATTTGTTTATGAGGGAAGAGAGCTTTCAAAAGCAGGTGTTTCGTCCATGATGGATGTGTCAGACGGCCTTGCACTTTCGCTTTATGATCTTGCCGATTTAAACGGGGTCGGTTTTGAGATTGACTCAGGCAAACTTCCAAAAACTCTTCCGCAGGACTATGTGCTTTACGGCGGAGGGGATTTTGGTCTGCTTTTCACATGTGAGGAGAGTATTCTCCGGTCACTGGAAGTTGGTGCAACCGTTATCGGGCGTGTGATCTCTGATGCAGGAGTCTTTGTTGACGGAAAAACTGTAGAGAGAAGGGGCTATGTCCATAAATGGGATTAA